The genomic segment CCTAACCGGAAGACGCCACTTTCATTTCCATGCAAGTTCGAATCGCACGCGAGTGAATCACTTGCGTCAAAACCCACTCGCTTGCGTTTTGTGCATGTATTGGCAACGTTTTCGCCCCAGCGTAGCGTTTTGCTGTTAGGCCGGTTGCAGCTCAACCTTCTTTCCGGCCAGTGAGAGGTTCTCCTCGATGAACTGCTTATCCCAAAGGTTTGAGATCACGGCTGAAACGCTGGGATTCTGCAACGCCCACAGATAGGCCTTCATTGGCGCCTTCATCTCGCCGGGAACGATTCGGTCCACTTTATCGATTCGCCACTGTGGGATCGGCTGCAACGACTTATGATGTGTGGCGACGGCCATTGCCACTTTCATGCCAATGACGCCGACGTCCTCTGCGGCTGCCATCTGGATCGCGTGATCAAGGTATCCACCATTGATCACGTTGTAAGCCATCATCACCAAATCGTAATAGCCCACTTCGGTGGCAGTTCGCAGAATGGCGGCCGGATCGTTGTGCGACGTGACACCGAGAAATCGGATCTTGCCTTGTTGCTTGAGCCGATCGATTGTCGCCTGGATCTCTGGGAGTCGAAGCTCTTCCGGCGTACAGGCACCATGCGGGCACATGACGATATCGAAATAGTCGGTTCCTACACGCTTCAAGCTTTCTTCAATGGAGTTTGTAATGTGCTCTGCAAACTCCTTACTGCCTTCGACGCGATGCGCATAGTCAGGCATCATTGCATTGCTGAGATAAGAAGGAGCAAACTCGCGATCCTGGCCCGGCCAGTACTTCACGAAGTAGCCCGGCTTGGCGGCTCCACCCGCTTGCAGCGTCTGTTCCGCGCGCTGCATGATGCGTTTTTGTTTCTCGGCAGGCAATTCGTCAAAGATCTCTTGATACAGGCGGTTACGGAGTTCCTTGAACCCGCTGATCTTTGTGGTCAGGAAGACCTTCTCTCGTTTGGCCGATCCGGTTAGCAGTTTCCCATAGGCCTCTTCGCACTTGCCACGCCCGTAGGCGGGAGCCATGTCCAAGTAGTTCAGGCCCTTCTCAATCGCCAGATTCAAGTGTTCGTAGTTGTCTGGCCGGATCGGATCACCGCCGCTGACGATCTCGGAAACCATCAATCCGGTGCGGCCCAATCGCCGATATGCCATGCCCGCCTGCTTGTTTCGCCATTCCACCTTCGTGACCGGCTCGTTTGTGGCTTGCCGCTCACCCGGTGCCGGTCCCGCTTGTGGCTGATCAGGACTCTGAGCGGCTGTGGTGCCTGCCATCGCGGCGCCAGCCGCCGCACTTTGAAGGAACGTTCGGCGATCCATACGACTGCACTATGGTTGGAGGGAACAAATGGTACATGTCTCCACGGTGGGATCTCATGGTAACATAAGTCAAGAAACGATGTCGACCGCGAGCGGTGGGCGATATCGTTTGGTTCGATCAAATCGAACCCGTATTCTTTAACCCATAGGAGCGAGCGATGAATCTCTCGGTCAATTTTCGTCTGTCCGTCGGCGCTTCGATACTGTTGTTGTATCTGCAGACCCCGTTGCAGTCGCAACAAACGGACGTGCGGGACAATTTCTCGCGTCACCAATTGGTAGCATGGTGCATCGTTCCGTTTGACGGCAAGAAACGCGGGCCCGCCGAGCGGGCGGCGATGCTAAAGACGATTCACCATTCCACCTATGCGGGTCCCATCGGAATCATCGGGCACACCCAAGACGACGTCGAACAGCGACTGCGCGACAACTTGGACGGCTTGGATTGGATCGTGCCGCAACTGAGCGGAAAGCCAGCGGGCGAGAAGCCCAAACCCAACTGGATTAAGGAATGAAAGCTGTTCGCCAAAACTTAACGATCAAGACAATCGTGTGAGTAAGGCCCATCCTGAACGTTCGGTTATCGCAACAAGGCAGCGAAGGATTGCGGATGAAGCAATCGATCTGTGTTTTGTTCTCCGTTGGAATCAACATCAAGGAGACCGTTGCGGGTCATTGACGATCGCAGCGTATGCGGGTTTCGGGTTATTATTGGCATCAAAGAGTAGCGGAATCCTCAGCGTCGGTTGCGTCCGATCCATTTTCGGATGAGTCTTTGAAAAGCAACTGAGCGAAGTGATACAGGTTGTTTCGCCAGTGAGTGGGATCGTGTCCGTGTGAGTCGACGTTCCAAACATGCGGAATGTCGTTCTTTTTCAGGAAACGCTGCAACCGCTGGCTGATTCGGATCAATCCGTCTTTGTTGCCGCACGAAAGCCACAGCAATTCAAGTTGTTCTTTGGCTTTTTCCGAATCGGGGATCAGTTCCTCTGGAGCCTTGGTATTCGGGGCGGACGAAAAGCTACCCACCCATGCAAACGTGTCCAGATGCGTCAGTCCGAAATTGAGCGACTGGCCGCCGACCATCGACAATCCCGCCAGTCCTCGCTGCTCGCGATCCGCCTGCACGGAATAGCGAGACTCGATGTCGGGGATGACATCATCGAGCAAGTCGTTCTCGAATACTGCGAAAGCTGGCCCCGACGCAAAGACATCGCCTTGGGCACGGTCGTCTTTCTGGGCGCGACCGTTGGGCATGACGACGAAGAAGGCCTCTATCGACGAATGGATCAGTTTCTGAGCATCTGTCAGAAGCATGGCATCCGACCCTTTCCTACTCCGTGCTGCGCCACAAGACAGGGTCTTCGTTGCTGGGCAGTGAAGTGACCTTTCCCTCTCGAATCTCGATAAGCGGACCATAGGCGGAGTAGGGCTCAACCGGATGCGACTTGTACGGAATTGAAAACGGTGCATCCAACCGTGGATCAAACTGGTCACTCATGTTGGTGAGTGTGACGTTGTCGGAATCGATGAACACGTAATGGGCCGAACCGCGCAAGGCGGTTGCGTTGCCACCGTGACCAAAAATGCCAATCTGATTCGAATCCTTCACTTTAAGAAATCGCGTTTGGTACTCCGATTTGACGCCGAAAATGTTGACATTCTCGCTATTGCGTATCTCGCACTGCGCATACGAGTCGGCATGTTGTGCGTGAAGGTGGTAGAAGGCGAGGGGGCCTTGCGTGTTCTCGACAAGAATGTGTCGGTAGTCATCCGTTTCCTTAGCGAGGCCGTGAATGAAGAAGTTGTACCATTTGCCTCCGCCGTGACCGCTGATCCGCACCGTCGGTGCCGAGTATCTAAATTTCTCGATGCCATCCGGTTGCCGCAACGGGTATCCGTACAGGTGTGTTCGTGCGATGTGTGGTGAGCGGACGATCGACGAACCGCCGCAACGCCAGGACAGGGCATAGTAGGGCAAGTTTTCATTGTGCCGTTTTACGCACTCGCCAGGAGCTTCATCGGCCAGCAGAATTCCCAGGTGAGCGATGATTGTATCCGCGTCGACCGTGTCGGCCGTCTCCACTAACGGTTTGGGTCGACCGCCTTCGCCAAGCTTGCCGAATGGTGCGCGCGTCATGATGTTCGACAAATGCCCAGCCACGCCAATCAACTTCGTCGACGGACGCAGGCGAATCGTATCGGTGACGCGATAGTAGCCTTTGGGCAAGAAAACGATCTCGTTCTCGTCAATGGCGTGTTGTAACGCTGCGGTATCGTCACTCATTCCGTCGCCCGCCGCATTGTAGGGGGTTGACTTCGCATTGACCGCTCGCGGATCTTGAAAAGAGGGAAACGAGTTGCTCCAGATATGCCGGGACGTGAGGTCGTGCGGCGGCTCCGTTCCGGGCTGAATGTGAACAGAGGGTTGCTCCGACCGTTCGCCATGGAGATAAACGGATTCGTGAAAGGTGTGGTCCTTAAATCGAGGCGGCTGTGTTGGGTAGGCCAATTCCTCAACAAGTGTCCATCCGTTGGCATCCGCCGCGATACCGTCAACGACACGCTTCGAACGATCAACATAAACGCTTCGCATGTAGAAGCTTTTGTCTGTTGCACACACGACCTCGCCCGCTGCACCGGTAAATTGAACGATGCTGTCAATCAGCGCGAGGCCGCCGTTATAGGGGCTGGAAGGAAAATCGCGTTCTAGCCGAATCACGGGACCCGTCGTTTGTGTGCGAATTCGCCAACCGACGCCGATCAATGGGCCTCGCGATTTGTTCACCAGCGCGGCCACGGTCTGGTCGAGCAATGTAACGCCAGCCATGGTCGGCGTCGGCTGAGTCCCGGAACCATCGACACGGCCTTCCGGCGGAAAGCCCCGCGTGTCGATACCAATCCGTCCGCCTCGGATGGTGAGATTGTGATGGCTGCCACCGCTGCCCGCGGCCCCGAGCATTCCGGTATGGCCGTGCGTCGCATCGATGGTCACGTTCTGCACGCTCGAACCTTCAGCGGCCTGCATCCGCAAACCAATGGCGCCGGCGTTGCCTTTGCCGACAACGATATCGATATCTTTCAGCATCTGGTTGTAGCTGATGTTCGCTTGCGGATGGAGCGGACCGTACTGATAATCGCTTTTATCAAAGCCGTAGTTGCAATTGGTGAAGTGCACGACGATCTTGCGATGCTCGGGATCGTCGAATCCGGGCGAGTGAGGCTCGAGCAACAGCACGGAACGCTTCCCGGGTCGCGTGGAGCCAACCAGAACGCAAGGAAAGTTCGCGGCACTCGTCAATCGACCGTTGCCTCGCAAGGTCAGTTTTTGACGACACTCAATCGTATCCGAGATGCGATAGGTACCCGGCGGGAAAAACAGGACCATTTGGTGGTCGCGGGCAAAGTCAACGGCTTCTCGAATTGCCAGAGTCGTATCGTTAACGCCGGAGCAATCGGCGTTGAAAGGAGCAGCCGTGACATCGACAACTCCGATTTCAGCAAGTGGGCGATTGGCGACTTCCAAAGGGACATCCAAGCTGACCCCCTCGGCAACGGGATCCTCCACTCGCGGATGGATGTAAGGTAGATAATCCGCCAGTTGCATTGGCGTCATGTTGTTCTTTTTCTGAACGCGTTGGTGCATCTCGGGGCTCAGTGTTTCTTGCCCCCAAAACGGCACTGCCCACAGGGTTGCGGAGAGGAAGACTAGAAAGTTCAATCGTGCTTTCATCGTGTTCACCAAGGCGATTTGTTGTCAGCAGAGCTTTGCAACCGAGTATCACCTAGAGATAGATGAGCATGACCGGTTTTTCGTTGGAAACCCGACCTGTGCAAGAACCTGCTCGCTGGGAATTTGTCTGACCATCTTACACGAAACCTACGGATCGAGGTTCGCAAACCTGGATCGGTTAAAAGCGGGCAATGGACCTCGTCTCATTCCGTCGAAGCGGCAGCATCGACACGTGTTGCCAGAACGCTCTATCGAACCTTTCGACGGACATTCTCGGAACTAATGGATTCCGAGAGCGCGTAGCGATCGAATCACCGTCGGCAGTAGCTTGATTGCGGCATCGTGTCGATTGGTCGACACCATCGCCTCCAGGCAATCGAGCGACATGACGGCGTTGTTGAGCAAGTTGTTCCAAGTGTGCAACGTGACGGACGCTCGGATTGCTGCGGACTCAGGTAACTTGTCAATCGATTCACACTGCAACTGCTCTAGCAAGTCAATGAAGTAATGAATCTCTTTGAAGCAGGCCGGCATTGACTCACCCGATCGATCGGCTAAGAATGACTGCTCTAACGCTTCCACAAGGGCAGTACGTGCAGCGGTATCCGTCGCTGTCATTATCGAATCCGTTTCGTTTTGGTGTGCGTCAGAACCTCTGTAGCGAAACTCGCCAAAAGTCTCGCCACGGCAAAAACGCAATTACAACTAACTACGGAGGGCGTCCATCAAAAGGACGCATCAATCCGTTGAGGTGAATTTGCCTGCAAACTCATTCACACGATGCGAAAGAGTGAAGCAGGGCAATGGCCCAACATCTTGTCGGGCACGCTGTGTAAGACGCACGAAAGAATCCATCCAAGCGGTTTGCCACTGTCTGGAACAACATCTATCGCCCGATTTCCGCAGTTTAATGGATGAACTGCTTGCGCGGCATACTCAAATGCCGATCTATCGAGTCGAAGATGGGATGGTGGTCGAGCCAAACTCTCTGTATTTGATTCCGCCAAAACAAGAGATGATCATCGCGGACGGCAAGCTGTTGTTGACCGAGAAGGATTCCAAACAGGCATTGTCGTTACCCATCGACCATTTCTTTCGCTCCTTAGCACAGGACGCGGGTGCGCGCAGCATCGCGGTTGTTCTTTCTGGTACCGGCAGCGATGGATCGCGGGGGATTCGCGACGTAAACAAGACAGGGGGATTAGTGATCGTCCAGTCGGTCGAGAGTGCGAAGTTCGACGGCATGCCCAAAAGTGCGATTGATACGAATTTGGTGGACGTCGTGGTTGAGCCAACTGAAATCGCTGAAGTACTCGATCGCTATGCGAAACATCCGTTTCGATCGAAATTGGAATTGGAAAAATCACCTCCTGTAGACGAAACGAGCATCGAGAGCGTCTTCCGACTACTACAGCATCGTCACCGAATCGACTTCAATTATTACAAGCCGACGACGATCGGTCGCCGGATCGAGCGTCGAATCCAATTGAACCATCGTGGTGGTGACATTGACGAATACGTGCGACGCCTCGAAGACGATCCGACCGAGGTCGACAAACTGTACAAAGACCTATTGATCGGTGTGACTCGCTTTTTCCGAGACCGTGACGCGTTCAATGTGCTCCGCAACGACGTGTTGCCCGCACTGTTATTAGCTTGCGACCCAGGAGACGAGTTTCGCGTATGGGTTGCTGCCTGTGCGACGGGTGAGGAAGCTTACTCGATCGCGATCATGATCGATGAGTGCATGAAAGAGATGGACCGCCGTTTGGCAGTGAAAATCTTTGCCACGGACGTCCATCAGGCTTCCATCGATTTTGCACACACGGGGGTCTATCCTGAAACAAGTCTTGATCAACTTGCTAATCAATGCTTCGAAGTACACCTTGCCAGGCGGCGCAATTTGGTTTGACCTGGATCGCGAAAACGATCGAGTCGTGATCACCGTACGTGATAGCGGCGAAGGCGTCCCGAAAGAGCTGCAGGAATCGATTTTCGAAATGTTTGTGCAGTCTGAAACAACGCTCGCACGATCTTCGGGAGGAATGGGGGTCGGGTTGTCTTTGGCACGGATCATCACCGAAGCGCATGACGGAACGATCAGTGTTCAAAGTGACGGGGTGGGACATGGAAGTACTTTCAAGATTCAGTTGCCCCTCTCGGAGAGGCCGCTTGTTCAAAAGCTTGTTGCCAAGCCAGTTGCCTTTGACGGGCGAAAGCTCTTGTTGGTCGAGGACAACGATGACGCGCGGATGATGTTGAGCGAAACGTTGCGGTTGGAAGGGTTTGTTGTAGCCGAGGCGAGTGACGGGCCTTCGGCTTTGGAGCAGTTCCAAAACTTCAAGCCCGAAATCGCATTGATCGACATCGGGTTGCCTGAGATGGATGGCTACCAAATTGCTTCGAAGGTGAGAAAAATGGACGGATTTGACAAAACAACTTTGATCGCGTTGACGGGTTATGCTAGAGAGAGCGATCGCCAAGCGGCCATTGAGGCTGGCTTTGACTTTCATTTGGCAAAACCGCTCAATCCGATCAAATTTTACGAACGGATCGCCGCGAAGGGGCCTGCTGCGAGGGCAGACAACTCAACCCACGCCTGAGGAAGGCCAGGCGAAAACTTTCGAGTCATTCAATCATTCGAAAAATCCCTGATTCCATTGGATTAAAACAAGCGTCCATCAGCACAATTCTTAGCTGTGACAAACCACGAGCCGCAGGTGAGGGCCATGAAATACCGGCGGCTCGTTCCGTGCCGTTCGGTCCGAGATAGATTCAGCAAATTACAGGGAATCGTCCCCAAGGTTGCGCCGTCCAGTTAGCTATAGCGAACTTTCGTTCGCCGTGCCCAGACCCATGATCGTAGCCGATAGGGCATCAGCATCACAAATAGCGAAATGACGCTCGTCAGGATGATTCTCGTTAGAATGCTGAACGGTTCGGTTGCATCATAGGAACGACCCATGATGAACCTCGCCGTTGAGTCCGTCGCGAGTAAAGCAAACAACGAGCCGACGACGATGGCGCCTGCCCACACGATCATGCGGCGACGATTCAACGCGACCGCCAATGTCGCGCCCAAGCCGAGAAGAAGATGGAGCAACTCGGGCTGGAGGAAAGACCTCAAAAAATCGACGTCTGCCGCCACGCGAATGGTCGCCATTAACGGTCGTATGGCAGCAAACAAGAATGCCGCGACCAGTGTCGCGTAGAACAAATCACGAAGGGCGACTTTTGAAGCCAATTTGGCTTGATCACCGGAAGCATCCCATTGCAAAGCCGGCACTTGACGCTCGATGGACGCTCGGAAAACCCACAACAGCAGAATAACGGGAAACAACACGGAGGAGAGAACTAGCGTTGACATAAAACCGATCCAAGCGATCGATGACTGCTCGCGAAACACGAAACCGAGTATCGCCAGCAGCAGAGCCAGCAAGGTAATAAACGGTAGTACTCTCAATGAAAGCCGCGTCTTGCCAAGCAGTAGCCAAACGCTTGCGAGTACGATGGCAGCGACCGCAATCCCTTGGGCGTATTGGTAACAAAGGCGGTCCGATTCTGTTGGCGGGCCACCATAGAGGGCTCGAGCGGTAAGTAGTAGAAGCGGAACACCGCCGATCAAGACCGAATCAAACCAAGCCCGGCCATTTTCTCGTGCAGAGACGACGACCCATGCGACACTCCACACAGCGTAGCCAACCAGGAATAGACAAAGTGCCGCTGGTACCCACCAAAACGGTCGGTGTTCCGCCAGCACGTTTCCGTTATTCGCATCGAGCAGCGTGACCGAGAAACCGTACTTGTCAGATAAAGCCGCAAGTCGATTACGATCGAGAAAACAGATCTTTGAACCGGCTTCGTCGAACCGTTGCACGACACGCTCATTTTCTCGGTCAAAGAGAATATATTGCTTCGGAAAATCTGGCTTCAGAAAAAGCAGGTAACCCTCTTCATCCAGTTGGTCTACGACAAACAGTTTCGCCTCGGGCGATGGAACCGCCTTCCTTCGCGTTATGTCGACGCTTTCC from the Novipirellula artificiosorum genome contains:
- a CDS encoding aldo/keto reductase, with amino-acid sequence MDRRTFLQSAAAGAAMAGTTAAQSPDQPQAGPAPGERQATNEPVTKVEWRNKQAGMAYRRLGRTGLMVSEIVSGGDPIRPDNYEHLNLAIEKGLNYLDMAPAYGRGKCEEAYGKLLTGSAKREKVFLTTKISGFKELRNRLYQEIFDELPAEKQKRIMQRAEQTLQAGGAAKPGYFVKYWPGQDREFAPSYLSNAMMPDYAHRVEGSKEFAEHITNSIEESLKRVGTDYFDIVMCPHGACTPEELRLPEIQATIDRLKQQGKIRFLGVTSHNDPAAILRTATEVGYYDLVMMAYNVINGGYLDHAIQMAAAEDVGVIGMKVAMAVATHHKSLQPIPQWRIDKVDRIVPGEMKAPMKAYLWALQNPSVSAVISNLWDKQFIEENLSLAGKKVELQPA
- a CDS encoding alpha/beta hydrolase, which translates into the protein MLLTDAQKLIHSSIEAFFVVMPNGRAQKDDRAQGDVFASGPAFAVFENDLLDDVIPDIESRYSVQADREQRGLAGLSMVGGQSLNFGLTHLDTFAWVGSFSSAPNTKAPEELIPDSEKAKEQLELLWLSCGNKDGLIRISQRLQRFLKKNDIPHVWNVDSHGHDPTHWRNNLYHFAQLLFKDSSENGSDATDAEDSATL
- a CDS encoding glycosyl hydrolase family 28-related protein, which translates into the protein MKARLNFLVFLSATLWAVPFWGQETLSPEMHQRVQKKNNMTPMQLADYLPYIHPRVEDPVAEGVSLDVPLEVANRPLAEIGVVDVTAAPFNADCSGVNDTTLAIREAVDFARDHQMVLFFPPGTYRISDTIECRQKLTLRGNGRLTSAANFPCVLVGSTRPGKRSVLLLEPHSPGFDDPEHRKIVVHFTNCNYGFDKSDYQYGPLHPQANISYNQMLKDIDIVVGKGNAGAIGLRMQAAEGSSVQNVTIDATHGHTGMLGAAGSGGSHHNLTIRGGRIGIDTRGFPPEGRVDGSGTQPTPTMAGVTLLDQTVAALVNKSRGPLIGVGWRIRTQTTGPVIRLERDFPSSPYNGGLALIDSIVQFTGAAGEVVCATDKSFYMRSVYVDRSKRVVDGIAADANGWTLVEELAYPTQPPRFKDHTFHESVYLHGERSEQPSVHIQPGTEPPHDLTSRHIWSNSFPSFQDPRAVNAKSTPYNAAGDGMSDDTAALQHAIDENEIVFLPKGYYRVTDTIRLRPSTKLIGVAGHLSNIMTRAPFGKLGEGGRPKPLVETADTVDADTIIAHLGILLADEAPGECVKRHNENLPYYALSWRCGGSSIVRSPHIARTHLYGYPLRQPDGIEKFRYSAPTVRISGHGGGKWYNFFIHGLAKETDDYRHILVENTQGPLAFYHLHAQHADSYAQCEIRNSENVNIFGVKSEYQTRFLKVKDSNQIGIFGHGGNATALRGSAHYVFIDSDNVTLTNMSDQFDPRLDAPFSIPYKSHPVEPYSAYGPLIEIREGKVTSLPSNEDPVLWRSTE
- a CDS encoding chemotaxis protein CheB, which encodes MKQGNGPTSCRARCVRRTKESIQAVCHCLEQHLSPDFRSLMDELLARHTQMPIYRVEDGMVVEPNSLYLIPPKQEMIIADGKLLLTEKDSKQALSLPIDHFFRSLAQDAGARSIAVVLSGTGSDGSRGIRDVNKTGGLVIVQSVESAKFDGMPKSAIDTNLVDVVVEPTEIAEVLDRYAKHPFRSKLELEKSPPVDETSIESVFRLLQHRHRIDFNYYKPTTIGRRIERRIQLNHRGGDIDEYVRRLEDDPTEVDKLYKDLLIGVTRFFRDRDAFNVLRNDVLPALLLACDPGDEFRVWVAACATGEEAYSIAIMIDECMKEMDRRLAVKIFATDVHQASIDFAHTGVYPETSLDQLANQCFEVHLARRRNLV
- a CDS encoding hybrid sensor histidine kinase/response regulator translates to MINLLINASKYTLPGGAIWFDLDRENDRVVITVRDSGEGVPKELQESIFEMFVQSETTLARSSGGMGVGLSLARIITEAHDGTISVQSDGVGHGSTFKIQLPLSERPLVQKLVAKPVAFDGRKLLLVEDNDDARMMLSETLRLEGFVVAEASDGPSALEQFQNFKPEIALIDIGLPEMDGYQIASKVRKMDGFDKTTLIALTGYARESDRQAAIEAGFDFHLAKPLNPIKFYERIAAKGPAARADNSTHA